From a single Sorghum bicolor cultivar BTx623 chromosome 5, Sorghum_bicolor_NCBIv3, whole genome shotgun sequence genomic region:
- the LOC8073644 gene encoding filament-like plant protein 3, giving the protein MDRRSWLWKRKSSDKSPGESDSSGSASSHSEPYFDDQERKPMSSNSSPNHSHSPDVSSRIIDDETQEAERAESLNEKLVLATSSNDSSPQHDQSMKPEVYQSPLPEVTPNMMNDDVQDSVKNLNEKVSPKVKDDDVQDSVKSLNEKLSAALLTINAKEDLVKQHTRVAEEAVAGWEQAEAEVASLKQLLETASQKNTSLEGQVSHLDDALKECVRQLRQAREEQEKKIRDIVAKKSKELESEKSELQHHIAELSKQLEATKLEATTVRVQRDLQEKLQIVEKENKDLKVELLALSKDLKILARERDLSNQAAETASKLHLESVKKITRVEAECLKLRHLTRRTSLMNDSRPIANSACMESHTDSQSDSGERMLVDDEMKNSDSWASALIAELDQFKNANNGTRNLVNDPVEIDLMDDFLEMEKLAALPEVDCVSSSFGAETDSDRGVTRDKSSKAETESLQCQVTALLAQVEKIEGEKRELEIALADARDQLGTSCDTLMVANNKLIDLQMQLDLANESKHAAFGEAERLDGERKDLALQLESKSAQVNELELMVASLEERVDRKELELQLELISAEAADLRKTVASLEQKIDAERTLSMQHKANADMAEASKESLEAQLQSANTEIGKLKGIVQTLESEVRKETDSCEELLKQIETMKTESERSLSVVSTKESLEAQLQVANSEVAKLREMVNALECDAAKEKAYSSDIQMQLEAVEGIRKVLESELESSHQEVMKLKEKVSSLEVRLKDQTSLLVEFTAKSEDAVSRKKAMEGQLEAANLEVTKLRNKVSLLQGKVEQEKLLSEEYEAKCRKLEAQVSRDSREVKLWRLTNSNGDLKVKQEKELTSAAGKLAECQKTIANLGRQLKSLTDLDGVAPDPEKLESRDTHLDFRDGGDDLLSADVADGLYEVGLPKRNGSCLSPLRSNQSSGGLPSLSSYLSKTKR; this is encoded by the exons ATGGATCGCCGCAGCTGGCTCTGGAAGCGCAAGTCGTCAGATAAGAGCCCTGGGGAGAGCGATAGCTCTGGCTCGGCTTCATCACACTCTGAGCCTTACTTCGATGATCAG GAACGTAAACCTATGTCTAGTAATTCTTCTCCAAATCATAGTCATTCGCCTGACGTTTCTTCTAGAATAATTGATGATGAGACTCAAGAAGCTGAAAGAGCAGAATCATTGAATGAGAAGCTGGTTTTGGCAACTAGCTCAAATGATTCTTCTCCACAACATGATCAATCAATGAAGCCAGAGGTATACCAATCACCACTGCCAGAAGTAACCCCAAATATGATGAATGATGATGTCCAGGATTCTGTAAAGAATTTGAATGAGAAGGTGTCCCCAAAGGTCAAGGACGATGATGTCCAGGATTCTGTAAAGAGTTTGAATGAGAAACTTTCTGCTGCCCTTTTGACTATCAATGCTAAAGAGGACTTGGTAAAGCAGCACACTAGAGTTGCAGAAGAGGCTGTTGcag GTTGGGAACAAGCTGAAGCTGAAGTTGCTTCCCTGAAGCAACTACTTGAAACTGCATCCCAGAAAAATACCTCTCTGGAGGGTCAGGTCAGCCACCTAGATGATGCCCTTAAAGAATGTGTAAGGCAGCTTCGCCAAGCACGCGAAGAACAAGAGAAGAAAATCCGTGACATAGTTGCTAAGAAGTCTAAAGAATTGGAGTCTGAGAAGTCTGAGCTCCAGCACCACATTGCTGAACTCAGTAAGCAGTTGGAAGCCACAAAACTAGAAGCTACTACTGTGCGTGTCCAGCGCGATCTGCAGGAGAAGCTTCAGATAGTGGAGAAAGAAAACAAAGACCTCAAGGTTGAATTACTTGCACTGTCCAAGGACCTGAAGATACTTGCACGGGAACGAGACCTAAGCAACCAAGCAGCAGAAACAGCAAGCaaacttcatctagaaagtgtGAAAAAGATAACAAGAGTTGAGGCAGAATGCCTTAAGTTGCGTCATCTAACGCGGCGTACATCCTTGATGAATGATTCTAGACCGATAGCTAACAGTGCTTGCATGGAATCTCATACTGACAGTCAGTCTGACAGTGGGGAGCGCATGCTAGTTGATGATGAAATGAAAAATTCTGATTCGTGGGCATCAGCTCTGATAGCTGAACTTGATCAGTTCAAGAATGCCAACAATGGCACAAGAAATCTTGTGAATGATCCGGTTGAAATTGACCTGATGGATGATTTCCTCGAGATGGAAAAGCTGGCTGCACTGCCTGAAGTAGACTGTGTAAGCTCTAGCTTTGGAGCTGAAACTGATTCTGACCGGGGTGTGACTAGAGATAAATCATCAAAAGCTGAAACTGAGTCATTGCAGTGTCAGGTGACAGCTTTGCTTGCACAGGTTGAAAAAATTGAAGGTGAGAAAAGGGAGCTCGAAATTGCTCTTGCAGACGCCAGAGATCAGCTTGGCACATCATGTGATACCCTAATGGTTGCCAACAATAAGTTGATTGATTTGCAGATGCAGTTGGACTTGGCAAATGAGTCCAAACATGCTGCTTTCGGAGAAGCCGAGCGACTGGATGGTGAGAGGAAAGATTTGGCATTACAACTGGAGTCTAAGTCTGCTCAAGTTAATGAGCTTGAGCTGATGGTGGCATCGCTGGAAGAAAGAGTAGACAGGAAGGAGTTAGAATTGCAGTTAGAGTTAATTTCTGCAGAGGCAGCAGATCTGCGCAAGACAGTGGCTTCCCTGGAACAGAAGATTGATGCAGAGAGAACTCTCTCTATGCAGCACAAAGCAAATGCAGACATGGCAGAGGCGTCCAAAGAATCATTAGAGGCACAGCTGCAGTCTGCAAACACAGAGATAGGGAAACTGAAAGGGATTGTGCAAACTTTAGAGAGTGAGGTGCGGAAAGAGACGGATTCTTGTGAAGAACTACTGAAACAGATAGAGACTATGAAGACTGAGTCAGAGAGATCACTATCTGTGGTGTCTACCAAAGAGTCATTAGAGGCCCAGCTCCAGGTAGCGAATTCCGAAGTTGCAAAGTTGCGTGAGATGGTGAATGCTCTGGAGTGCGATGCAGCAAAAGAGAAGGCATATTCTTCAGATATCCAGATGCAACTTGAGGCAGTGGAAGGCATCAGGAAGGTGTTGGAATCTGAACTCGAGTCTTCACACCAGGAGGTGATGAAGCTCAAGGAGAAGGTTTCGTCATTGGAAGTAAGGCTCAAGGACCAGACCTCGCTGCTTGTAGAATTTACAGCTAAATCAGAGGATGCAGTGTCCCGGAAAAAGGCAATGGAGGGTCAACTAGAAGCAGCAAATCTGGAAGTTACAAAACTGAGAAACAAGGTGAGTCTGCTCCAAGGGAAGGTCGAGCAGGAGAAGCTTCTGTCAGAAGAGTACGAAGCAAAATGCCGCAAGCTGGAGGCTCAGGTGTCGAGGGATAGTCGAGAGGTGAAGCTTTGGCGCCTCACGAACTCAAATGGAGACCTGAAGGTGAAGCAG GAGAAGGAACTAACCAGTGCTGCAGGGAAGCTTGCAGAGTGCCAGAAGACCATAGCTAACCTCGGTCGCCAGCTGAAATCTCTAACAGACCTTGATGGTGTGGCACCTGATCCTGAAAAGCTGGAATCCAGGGACACACACCTGGACTTCAGAGATGGCGGCGACGACCTGCTCTCTGCAGACGTGGCTGACGGACTGTATGAAGTTGGTCTTCCTAAGAGGAACGGTAGCTGCCTCTCGCCCCTTCGGTCGAATCAGTCGTCGGGTGGTTTGCCGTCCCTTAGTAGCTACTTGAGCAAAACAAAAAGGTGA
- the LOC110435649 gene encoding E3 ubiquitin-protein ligase RNF181-like, translating to MNSNSRGQNRRIDLVFRPRARTVQPSFFDDPDYDPLSDDDLAAAAAVFGDDDDDYLVAAPAHGSSSSSKRPHVAAASEEAILRLQEVTGRSRLGSAGEEQCAVCRQDFRADETLRAMPCSHAFHQHCISEWLRRNAVCPLCRCRLPEEEEEDKQRRKIDL from the coding sequence ATGAATTCCAATTCCCGCGGGCAAAATCGACGCATCGATCTCGTTTTTAGGCCGAGGGCCAGGACGGTGCAGCCATCCTTTTTCGACGATCCTGATTACGATCCCCTCTCCGACGATGatctggccgccgccgccgccgtgttcggcgatgacgatgatgattaTCTGGTGGCAGCCCCCGCtcatggcagcagcagcagcagcaagcgtCCTCACGTCGCTGCCGCTAGCGAGGAGGCCATCCTGAGGCTGCAGGAGGTGACGGGTCGTTCTCGCTTGGGGTCCGCCGGGGAGGAGCAGTGCGCCGTCTGCCGGCAAGACTTCCGCGCCGACGAGACGCTGAGGGCCATGCCCTGCTCCCACGCCTTCCACCAGCACTGCATCTCGGAGTGGCTCCGCCGCAACGCCGTCTGCCCTCTCTGTCGCTGCCGGCTgcccgaggaggaggaggaggacaagCAGaggaggaagatcgatctatag